The Alnus glutinosa chromosome 3, dhAlnGlut1.1, whole genome shotgun sequence nucleotide sequence TCTCCGGGTAGGGCTCACGAAGGAAAGTGAGCATATGCAGACTTCGTATTTCAATTGCCTGCGAATGAAAGATGGGTCGGTGCCGAACATGTCGCTTCCCATTATGAAACGTAAATGGTTATTTGTCAAACACAattatcaatttcaaaaatcatATGCTGCCTCTTTTATGCCTTTGTAAAAGGTGcacaactaccaaaaaaattaaaaacagctCTTCCTATTGACTTTTGCTgttagaaaacaaagaaagagagaagtgCTTTAAGAATtatcataatatttttattattcttgagATCAGATATGACATCTCTTGAATATTAGTCAAACATGAGGTTGCTGAGTCAATTGCCGAATGCTACAAATCAACAAATAGATTGAAAATGCATTAGGATAACTTATCTCGTTTTTCTGACGGAGGTGAGCACTGATTCGGTGCTAATTGAATACTGATACTTCATAGTTGAACGTGGTCTACTGTGTACGACTGTAGATCTATATAGATCTGTCTTGGACTATTGATGATCTTTGAAGGAAGAAACCACATGCCAGTTTCACCCGTGATTTTTGAAGACGAGAATTGTCATTTCTCGTGATCTGATCGCgtagtcaccgttgcggattttttttttcgcaagAACGATTCGTCGTTctcacagacggcgccaaactgttggtacagtttccggtatggtgacgtgttgccttgtgattcgttgccttccttaatcttcgttctcctcgtaatctgcaaaataataaacggctcgtcggactatgggggtgccgaccggacccccactccgatgcctaagtcagttcaaactaattttttggaaaatatctgtaatctcaaaagctcagagaatctACTTGTCTTTTAAATACCTGACgccgtagtcttatttatagactcacagttcacagttataaaaccaCTAGAGTGCTTGGAgtataatctaattaggagtctgagtcctagatcacatagtcttgaatcttatctttctaattaggagtctgagtcctagatcacatagaattcaaattgggtagtagagtccaaactggacatgacactctctttagctaatgtcattctattaggtatcttatcccatatttgatgggatagaagtctatcttgatatactcgggatatacgtctttttggagataacgaatggtcttataaattgggtctaatcttgctgggccgacccgatgggctcggcccacatgtctttagagctaattatttctccaacaccTACCATTCACCACTCAGCCAATCCAACCTAACGTAGTGACTCTGTCTAATAAACTAATCATTGAAATTCTAACAAGTCAAACGCACGGTACGTAAGATCGAGTCCACCCTCGATCTTGATCCCTTGTGGGCCTGTGgccttctttattttattttttttcttccctgcATAGAGACTTAGGGTACGTTTGGCCCAATGATTAAATCCATAAAATAGTTTGGTAAGTTTTTCGTCATTGAAATAGCAATTCTTAtgggaatgactattcctatagAAAGAGactatattttctaaaaaagagacccatagtattttatttttttatttttatttttttaaaatttcaaacctgaaataaaaaaaattaaaattaaaattaaaaggctGCCGAGTGCCGGAGTTTGCAAGAATCTGTCAATGGTTACCAAAGTTTGTTGGAATCCACCGTCATCCgctggaaaatattttacatcaaaacaagcGGAGcctcagtttttattttctatggGGTGGAGGTAGTGGTGGCGATGGCAATAGGCTAGATTAATTtccattcctttttcttttttctttttaaaaaaaaacattgtataTATAATTGCACACGATATATTGAGACAGATTGATGTAAATTTGGATATGCATTTCGTGTTTTAATTGGTATGATATAGACAATatcacaattaaaaaaattgagcaGAGGGGCCTATTTGTCCCGAAAGAAACTCTCAAAAGTGCCTTAATAGTAATAAGGCCCATCGTAGTTATTAGGGATCGAAATGCTCCCAGCCGTTTAACTTGTCAAATGTATATGCCTTCATTTAGCAATACTGGACCGGAATCTCTACTCCATAGCTACACAAGGAGTTTCAGTTGATTTGCAGCAGAATTAACCGAGCAAGAAGCTCAAAAAATAGCTGGTCGGTGAACCTATTCTCTCCCCACCATCTACAATAAAAGTTGTAAGTTGTAACATTAATGAATGCAGGAATGGATGGCGTGGTATCTGTGTTCCCTAGCGAACATAAAAAAGCTTCATACAACAAGGTCGTGGGACTTCCTTGGCTTTCCGCAGCAAGTTCATAGAAGACCCATCAAAGGCGACATCATTATAGGAGTCCTTGACTCTGGAATTTGGTCAGAGTCGGATAGCTTTAGTGACGAAGGATTTGGTCCACCACCTACCAAATGGAAGGGCACCTGCCAAGCCTCAGCCCATTTCACTTGCAACAAGTATATACATCTTTACAGCGTACCCTATGTTTTGCCTAACTGCACGACCACACATATGCAAAGTCACGCACAAAGACAAACATAAGAGTCAAAAAGCAGAAGCGGTGAGGGAGGTGATGAACGGTACAACATGAAAGTAGATGGATGGATGCATAGCAAAGAGGCCAAAATTACTGATTTGGTCAGAGAATAcgtacaaacaaaagaaaaaaccagaatgggAGGGAGAGTACGTGTAGGAACGGAtagtagaaagagaaaagaagagaatgaGGGAGCAGAACTACTCGCTATTCTTCTCAGAtctgttttctaaaaatatatgaTAACGTTGTTATTATCACCTTCCTTTGAAATTACAGTAggaatatattaatttttacaaacaTTATAAAAAAGTCTAGGATTACATGGATTATATTTAGATATTGTGATCACAGTGTTTGACTTGTGTTTGAATATGCCTCGAATTTCTTATTTTGTCTAATCATATTTTATGGAACTTAACAAAATTAATGCTTATGTTGATCACTAGCTATATACCTTGAAAGCTCTGCTTTAGTTTTATATCAATGGTCTGATAGCCTATTAGAGATTGTGTTAATGAACTTAAAAACTACTTTTAGTACATATAAAGTTGGAGTAATCCTACATTACATTAAGTAttcatcaagtgtccataaaaaatgaggtgacatttaaaatcactattaggcatgtaattgatcaaatgatgattttgatcaagtACCTCATTTTTTGATGTACACTTAATGTACTACTAGAATTAATTACTCATAAAGTTGTGCCAAACAAAAACATGGTATGTTTggtaaaaatctcaaaaaatacttctttgaatttttgctttaaaaaaaaggtttaaataaacttttgaaaaaagcttaaaaataaattttgttctaaaaagctcattttggatataaaagcaCTTTTTTCCAATACGATTCCAAACAGGCTCTTATACGAGGGCGGTTGAATAACATTTGGGTCctaagttaaaaaattaaaataaggtgTTTATAATTGtagtataataatataataaattattaagttaaatataaaaacattgAAAAGTTTTATATTTGAACAATGAAACTTGAAACTTGACCGTAAGTGATCGAAAGAATAGATTACAAGGAATGATATTTTTCACTCTTGATCCAATAGAAGAGAGAATGGAGAATCTTCTaaatgatttcaaaaacatgcaTGATTGAGTGGCCCACGCGAGACAATCATGAACTTGAATCAGTGTTGGTACCAATTGGTTTCATACTTTATCGAATAGGGTCACGAGCTTTGTCCTTTGGTCTCCTTTAATTTGTAGTAAACTTTGTCGTCACATTCGTTGTCTAGCTGtttaaagaaggaaaagaagaggaagtTAATTATGATACTATGTGGAAAACAGAGCAAGacttcaaaataaaagaaatgacgCGCGTTTAACAATAGctctttgaatttatttatttattttttttttaaaaaaagaagattaaaaaTTTTGTggataagcaaaaaaaaaaaagacacaataGGTCCATGTgattagaagaaaaataaaaaataaaaaattcctgaCATTAGGAGTGATAGACCTATAATTGGCTTATATAATTTGCTAATATGtgttaacaaattaataattgcAATAGGATCAGTATGTGTCATTATTAAAGTGCATAGGGAATCGGCCTTTAAAACCAATTTTCCAACCTTGTCTTGGAGATAAGTCTCCAAAGCTTATCTCAATTTGGTTGACCTCAGGTCGTCTCTTAGCTGTTGGAGTTATAATTTATGGGGAATTTGATTTCTAAGAGAAAATGaactttaaaacttttttttttttttttttctattaaaaaaggtACGTAGGAGGGGGATCAGACGACCAgaatttttactttaattaattagatgcGATCAAGACATTAGTGGGATCTAAAATGGTACTTAATACTAATCACGCTTGAAGATTCTCATTGTTTTCTAGTACTTACCCATCTAACCACATAAAAATTACTTAGCTAGCTTGAGGCGATTGAACCACCACCACTAACAATATATAACAAACTTCAAAACTCGAGCACAAACTGAAccataaataaatagataaggGTGAAAATGTGAAATTGTTAGGGCTTTCTCAAGTAAGAacctttttttgatttttgattttttgtattTGGCAACTTTATGTAAGAACCTTTTCTAGGAGAAAAGGATAAGAATGTGGAACTATTTAGTGATTTTTCGTGTACGAGCTTTTTCttctataagattttttttttttttacaactttaTATAAGGACATTTTCTAGTACTTATATATGACAAGATTATCGCTGAACCAAGTTTATCGCTGAACCTGCAATGGCCAGAAAAAGCTCTAGTCTTTCATGGCTTCTCCTCCTCAGTCTAGCCTTCACTCTCCTTGTTGGTCACTCAACTTCTCAGAATGACAGAAAGGTAAATATCTCTATACATGGCTGATCGATCAtctcttaattatattttttatggcCAAATATCTCTAAAATTGGCCATCTTTTTCGTGTTTAGAAGATAATTAACAGGTTCCATTTTCTACCAAATACCAATGATAATTGTGCACGCAGGCTTACATTGTGTATATGGGCAACAAGCAGATGGACGAGATTTCCACATCATCCCTTCACACAAGCATGCTACAAGAAGTCATTGGCAGGTTATAAAATTAAGCAGCACAAATATGGAACCATTAATTATAAACTTGCTATCTGATCTTTGAATTTCTTGTTACAACTTGCTTTTCGAATTGGTCATgatgataaattttttatttattttttaacaaaagatctgagcatttcattaataaaaaatcacgagcataaagcttttacaccacaaatcatgaagttctgcaaaatcatagccataTGCTATGAAGTTACAAAgttatagatacaaacaaattttttacaataaagtgttatctataaCTTTCATCACCCGCTAACTCATGTACGTACacaaatagttaaagagcagatctgctccgagCATACTAGATCTAAGCCAATTGTagcaaaatatcttaaaaatttatttaaactagccgtgagagataactccTCACACTGAACTATctaggccgtgagagataatccTTCACACTTGATTAACCTGCATCCCATAGATTGCCCATAAGAATAGATCtacagagaagaaaactcttattcaaagcaaaaacacaaccagcaaacaacAAAAGCGgccaaggaggagataaacgGCACAACACGGAAGTAGATGGAAGGATGTATAGAGGAGATGCCAAAAATTTTGATCTGGTCGAAaaacacctaaaaataaaagaaaaaatcaggATGGAAGGGGGATGGTAGGAGTGGGGagtagaaaaagaaagggagaggTGGAGAGAGCAGATCTGTACCCTCCTCCTCTCGAATCTATTTCCTAAAAATATATGATAATGTTGTTATTATCACCTTCCTTTGGAAATTACAGTAggaaatatattaatttttacaaacaTTATAAAAAAGTCTAGGCTTACATAGATTATAGATAGATATTGTGATCACAGTGTTTGACTTGTGTTGGAATATGCCTCGAATTTCTTATTTTGTCTAATCATAATTTATGGaactttacaaaatttaaagctTGTGTTGAACCAGCTACATTGCCCTGTTTTAGTTTTATATCAATGGTCTTATAGCCTATTAGAGATTGTGTTAATGAGTTTAAAAAGTACTTCTAACATATATAAAGTTGTGCCAAACAAAAATATGGTTTGCTttgtaaaaaattcaaaaaaaatacttttttaaaattttgctttttttttttttcaaaaaaaataaaaaaagaacggGGGTTAAAAcccacttttgaaaaaaagctTAAAAGTAAATCTTGTTATTAAAAGcttattttggatataaaatcttttttttttcccaatacaATTCCGAATAGGATCTTATACAGGGGGCGGTTGAATAAAATTTGGGTCCTaaggtaaaaaaattaaaataaggtgtttataattgtaatataataatataataaattgttaagttaaatataaaaatattgaaaagtTTTATATTAAATCAATAGCACATGACACTTGACTGGAAGTGATTGAAACTTGGAAAACATTTTGATAACCTAGATTTGTAGTTAATAATGCCTGATCTAAGGGTTACTAGATCCAACCACGTCAACTTTGTAGAATATTcatgtggtatataacattactcttatttttaaCATTCTCTTTTAAGGGAAAAGACATATTTCACattcttttgggtttttattttttattttatttcttttttattttaaaagagatACCTTTCAAATGGCAATGATGTCACTATGTTGATGTTCATTTAATATCATATGTTTATCAattagagtaatgttttttacataactctaacaacttttttttaagatcaaccattaaatatttagggcttacatgtaggaaaacaaatttaatagttgataataaaaaaaattagttatagTTGTGTTAgaattgtgtaagagttgtgaaAAAATCATTACTCTATTAATTATACGTGCctcttttaattttctctttatattcatttaattccattttttccttaaattacACTATTATagtaattcattttttttttgcacctcttgaaaagcaaaatagatgaaaaacaaaaaaacaaaaaaaggggagaaattatatttaattcccTTAATCTACCCAAAAATTTGCAACGTCTCTCCCAATCTTCCAATCAGTACCATTGGGGTTGCAATGGGctctgttagaatataaatgattaaattcatcttttCCTATTaacttttaggataaatagtaattttacaGGCTTTTTGTGTTAACAATTTCTGTTAACGGCGATAATAAATCCCGTCAAAGTTATGTATGTGTTAAGGGATTGAAATGTGCCTAGAGCTCTAATTTGTGAAATTTATATGCCTGCATTCAGCAATATTGGACCAAAGTCTCTGCTTTATAGCTACAAGAGGAGTTTCAGTGGATTTGCAGTGGAGCTAACCGAGCAAGAAGCTCAAAAAATGACTGGTCGGTGAACCAAATTAATTCTCTCGTCCCCCCAACCAGTACCCATGGGTGGAAGGTATTCTTGAAATTAACTCATGTTTTCTATGTCCATCACAAAATGTTGTGACAATGAATATGTAGGAATGGATGGCGTAGTGTCTGTGTTCCCTAGCGAACAAAAAAAGCTTCAAACAACAAGGTCATGGGACTTTCTTGGCTTTCCGCAGCAAGTTCCTCGAAGACCTATTGAAAGCGACATCATTATAGGAGTGCTTGACACTGGAATTTGGCCGGAGTTAGATAGCTTTAGTGACGAAGGATTTGGTCCACCACCTACCAAATGGAAGGGCACCTGCCAAGCCTTGACCAATTTCACTTGCAACAAGTATATACATCTTTACAACCCTATGTTTTGCCTATCTGCACGACCACACATATGCGGAGACACACACAAAGACATACATAGAGTCAAAAAGCACaactaattaacaaattaaatctGGATACACTCGTGCAGTAAAATCATTGGAGCACAATATTACCGTAGCAGTGGAGTTTTTGGCGAAAATGAAGTCAAATCTCCTAGAGATACAAATGGCCATGGAACACATACTGCATCAACAGCAGCTGGGAACCTAGTTAGCGGGGCAAGCCTACTAGGCTATGGCTTGGGAACAGCACGAGGAGGAGTTCCATCAGCACGTATTGCTGTCTACAAAATATGTTGGTTCGGTGGCTGTTCTGATGCTGACATTCTTGCTGCATTTGACGATGCCATTGCTGATGGCGTTGACATCATAACTCTTTCCGTTGGTGGACGCATTCCTCATAAGTATTTTGAAGATGCAAGTTCCATTGGTGCCTTTCATGCTATGAGAAATGGAATATTGACATCAAAATCTGCCGGTAACTACGGTCCAGATCTAGCAACCATTACAAATGATTCGCCCTGGTCTCTCTCTATGGCTGCAAGCACTATAGATAGAAAGTTCTTCACTAAGGTCCAATTGGGTAACAACAATATTTATGAGGTATATAACTAAAACGTTATATCAGCTGCTTTAAATATCTATATTATCGATCAGTAGATATATACTActatctttttcattttacttctaCTCCATGTGTAGGGAATTTCAATTAATACTTTTGACCTCAAGAATGAAATGTATCCAATAATCTATGGTGGAGATGTACCAAACACTAGAAGAGGTTTCAATAGGTCCGATTCCAGGTAACTACAAAATGAAATGTATCCAATAATTAttacttttgcttttgtttGCATAAATCTATGAAACTGGCAGATGAAacatttcttgtgttttagaaTAGCAGTACCAATTGTAGACACATTCCAACGTGATAATTAAAATGGaacttaattattgttaaaatgcaggtattgcaaaaaaaattcactagaCCAAGATTTGGTGAAGGGTAAAATTGTACTTTGCGATGTCCGGACTACAGGGGAAGGGGAATTCTTAGCTGGTGCTGTGGGTACTGTGATGCAAGGCCGAGCACGCCAAGATGTTGCTAAATCTTTTCCCTTGCCTGCATCTTACCTTCACTTGGAAGATGGTAGCAAGGTGTACTCATACATAAATTCAACAAGGTATTAATCTAAAATATTTTAGACATTAATTGAAAGAAGTTCGCAAAATATAACAACCTAAAGAACACACAATTTACAGGGGCGCAACGACGACTATTCATAAGAGTAATGAGGGTAAAGATGCAT carries:
- the LOC133863906 gene encoding cucumisin-like isoform X1, whose protein sequence is MARKSSSLSWLLLLSLAFTLLVGHSTSQNDRKAYIVYMGNKQMDEISTSSLHTSMLQEVIGSNIGPKSLLYSYKRSFSGFAVELTEQEAQKMTGMDGVVSVFPSEQKKLQTTRSWDFLGFPQQVPRRPIESDIIIGVLDTGIWPELDSFSDEGFGPPPTKWKGTCQALTNFTCNNKIIGAQYYRSSGVFGENEVKSPRDTNGHGTHTASTAAGNLVSGASLLGYGLGTARGGVPSARIAVYKICWFGGCSDADILAAFDDAIADGVDIITLSVGGRIPHKYFEDASSIGAFHAMRNGILTSKSAGNYGPDLATITNDSPWSLSMAASTIDRKFFTKVQLGNNNIYEGISINTFDLKNEMYPIIYGGDVPNTRRGFNRSDSRYCKKNSLDQDLVKGKIVLCDVRTTGEGEFLAGAVGTVMQGRARQDVAKSFPLPASYLHLEDGSKVYSYINSTRGATTTIHKSNEGKDAFAPYIASFSSRGPSPVTPNILKPDLAAPGVHILAAWSPVSPTSGFKGDNRLLQYNIISGTSMACPHATGAVAYIKSFHPTWSPAAIKSALMTTAVPMSATKNPEAEYAYGVGNINPLKAQNPGLVYDIDTLDYIKFLCGQGYSTKLLQLVTGDNSSCSKDINGTVFDLNYPSFALVTSSSKSVSQAYNRTVTNVGSPTSTYKAILTSPLGLKIKVNPSVLSFTTLGQKLSFALTIEGIIDKFINSASLVWDDGTFQVRSPIAVAVIDV
- the LOC133863906 gene encoding cucumisin-like isoform X2, whose translation is MTERLTLCIWATSRWTRFPHHPFTQACYKKSLAGMDGVVSVFPSEQKKLQTTRSWDFLGFPQQVPRRPIESDIIIGVLDTGIWPELDSFSDEGFGPPPTKWKGTCQALTNFTCNNKIIGAQYYRSSGVFGENEVKSPRDTNGHGTHTASTAAGNLVSGASLLGYGLGTARGGVPSARIAVYKICWFGGCSDADILAAFDDAIADGVDIITLSVGGRIPHKYFEDASSIGAFHAMRNGILTSKSAGNYGPDLATITNDSPWSLSMAASTIDRKFFTKVQLGNNNIYEGISINTFDLKNEMYPIIYGGDVPNTRRGFNRSDSRYCKKNSLDQDLVKGKIVLCDVRTTGEGEFLAGAVGTVMQGRARQDVAKSFPLPASYLHLEDGSKVYSYINSTRGATTTIHKSNEGKDAFAPYIASFSSRGPSPVTPNILKPDLAAPGVHILAAWSPVSPTSGFKGDNRLLQYNIISGTSMACPHATGAVAYIKSFHPTWSPAAIKSALMTTAVPMSATKNPEAEYAYGVGNINPLKAQNPGLVYDIDTLDYIKFLCGQGYSTKLLQLVTGDNSSCSKDINGTVFDLNYPSFALVTSSSKSVSQAYNRTVTNVGSPTSTYKAILTSPLGLKIKVNPSVLSFTTLGQKLSFALTIEGIIDKFINSASLVWDDGTFQVRSPIAVAVIDV